One genomic region from Vicia villosa cultivar HV-30 ecotype Madison, WI unplaced genomic scaffold, Vvil1.0 ctg.001714F_1_1, whole genome shotgun sequence encodes:
- the LOC131636402 gene encoding F-box/LRR-repeat protein 3-like, translating to MKRNKISSRKSLFLLTMMKKNNTIIQSSKPVAIRKKKRTCVKSFQRKQQSFSSTKAEPEFYLSDDCWEHVFTFLINPIDKNKRIFKSLSLVSKHFLSITNRLIFSMTIYNPQLCFLPRFLHRFSNLNSLDLWFGSRDFDTDIVLSLRDRPTLKSLSISGIDLNDAKYVTSHYIDFFVSLKCLNCLKFGYSQIPDDLLYSIAREGLPLKSFALEMCMGYSYHGIYALISKCHGIQNLGLQEVDFLNNHHVFQLSLLLPDLVSINLSRSSKLTELALFALIKNCRTLSEITMEDIYIGKESVKNYDTLRDFDVNPRLKFLHLLDNAFINEEIVILFASIFPNLEFLDLSYCHGISNKDICQVLSRCCKIRHLNLTNTNAVRGLKMNFVVHQLEVLDLTDTNVDDKALYEISKSCCGLQQLILMSCKYVTKKGVMCVIENCTQLKEIYLMECEKVNVNVVVAMLASRPPLQKNNRSTPFLFK from the coding sequence ATGAAAAGAAATAAGATAAGTTCTCGTAAATCACTCTTCCTCCTCACTATGATGAAGAAGAATAATACTATTATTCAATCCTCAAAACCAGTTGctataagaaagaaaaagagaacttGTGTCAAATCTTTTCAACGAAAACAACAATCGTTTTCTTCTACAAAAGCAGAACCTGAGTTTTACTTATCCGATGACTGCTGGGAGCATGTTTTCACATTCCTCATCAACCCTATAGATAAAAACAAACGCATCTTTAAATCTCTATCTCTCGTCTCAAAACACTTCCTCTCCATCACCAACCGTCTCATATTCTCTATGACAATTTATAATCCACAACTTTGTTTTCTCCCTCGTTTCTTACATAGATTCTCCAACCTTAATTCCCTTGACCTCTGGTTTGGCTCCCGTGATTTCGATACAGACATTGTTTTGTCTCTCCGTGACAGACCAACATTGAAATCTTTATCTATTTCTGGGATTGACCTAAATGATGCAAAATATGTTACTTCACATTACATTGATTTCTTCGTGAGTTTGAAGTGTTTGAATTGTCTCAAGTTTGGGTATTCGCAAATCCCTGATGATTTGCTTTACTCTATTGCAAGAGAAGGTCTTCCTTTAAAGAGTTTTGCTCTTGAAATGTGTATGGGCTATAGTTACCATGGAATTTATGCTTTAATATCCAAGTGTCACGGGATACAAAATTTAGGTCTTCAAGAGGTTGATTTTCTAAATAATCATCATGTTTTCCAGTTGTCTTTGCTTCTTCCTGACTTGGTATCTATAAACCTTAGCAGAAGTTCTAAGCTCACCGAATTAGCTTTATTTGCACTAATTAAGAACTGTCGTACACTTAGTGAGATCACAATGGAAGACATATATATTGGGAAAGAGAGTGTAAAAAATTATGATACTTTGAGAGATTTTGATGTCAACCCTCGATTAAAATTTCTACATTTGCTTGACAATGCATTTATAAACGAGGAGATCGTCATATTGTTTGCTTCTATTTTCCCCAATTTAGAGTTTCTCGATTTGAGTTATTGCCATGGCATATCTAATAAGGATATTTGTCAAGTTCTAAGTAGATGTTGTAAGATTAGACATCTAAACTTGACCAACACTAATGCAGTGAGAGGACTTAAAATGAACTTTGTAGTTCACCAACTAGAGGTGTTGGACCTAACCGATACAAATGTTGATGATAAAGCACTCTATGAGATCTCAAAAAGTTGTTGTGGACTTCAGCAACTAATATTGATGAGTTGTAAATATGTCACAAAAAAGGGAGTGATGTGTGTGATTGAAAACTGCACACAACTGAAGGAAATCTATTTGATGGAATGTGAAAAAGTGAATGTTAATGTAGTTGTCGCAATGCTTGCATCAAGGCCACCATTACAAAAAAATAATCGCTCCACCCCATTTTTGTTTAAGTGA
- the LOC131636404 gene encoding uncharacterized protein LOC131636404: protein MGRNPKKNASKRSMEETVTKNNEEFPREVSGRSKKKLTEDKFRNEDVGESSKMNENLAKKKSRKDDGMKGGSEKELRSFNFRRNKNEKPVKKMSEKNDGMNGESEKELRRRERNMRKKERRNKPQKLCFEKKFTKEPQCYRKNKKPSGDHKREEGRKSSNDAMDFYG, encoded by the exons ATGGGGAGAAATCCAAAGAAGAATGCAAGCAAACGTTCCATGGAAGAAACCGTTACCAAGAACAATGAAGAGTTTCCTCGTGAGGTGAGTGGAAGAAGCAAGAAAAAGTTGACTGAGGACAAATTCAGAAATGAAGATGTAGGGGAATCTAG TAAGATGAATGAGAATCTGGCGAAGAAAAAATCAAGGAAAGATGATGGAATGAAGGGAGGAAGTGAGAAAGAACTGAGAAGCTTTAATTTCCGCAGAAACAAGAATGAGAAACCGGTGAAGAAAATGTCAGAGAAAAATGATGGAATGAATGGAGAAAGTGAGAAAGAATTGAGAAGGAGAGAAAGAAACATGAG gaagaaagaaagaaggaaCAAGCCCCAGAAATTGTGTTTCGagaaaaaattcacaaaagagcCTCAGTGCTatagaaagaataaaaaaccGTCTGGTGATCATAAGAGGGAGGAAGGAAGGAAAAGTTCAAATGATGCAATGGACTTTTATGGTTGA